The following are encoded in a window of Castanea sativa cultivar Marrone di Chiusa Pesio chromosome 5, ASM4071231v1 genomic DNA:
- the LOC142634050 gene encoding uncharacterized protein LOC142634050 isoform X1 has translation MKATTSNSCKCNHHLRLSSSLYSPSPISRQLIFLPNQRRPRLCFTDSTGIKLYTHKPGGAIGAVGGEERAYVSAWDEKPYEIVDSGKKAYLDEQDVVTFLDPPKELIPLDPSSYNPAAYLWKKIEDIPEERRYHLLNLLNPRLISRAWQIAGTRYEDPKLAKKTASTLSSEDGVMLEYYNCRTSGGTSRPMPIAWINFFKKAIFSCKNGKTYGRFIGGSLLSAFANSFYPLYFEVRQVKEVMSTEQPCDLAYDFRDGLLDLEEYPQGFPRPVKHPYPFSDQVVLYIRHLGPGVSIGQAWQEGKALEQVPQKLCGEILMVKDYAVLSENH, from the exons ATGAAGGCAACTACCTCCAACAGCTGCAAGTGCAACCATCACCTGCGGCTCTCCTCCAGCCTGTACTCTCCTTCACCCATCTCCCGCCAACTCATCTTCCTTCCAAATCAACGGCGGCCACGTCTGTGTTTCACTGACTCCACAG GTATAAAATTGTACACTCATAAGCCAGGTGGCGCAATCGGGGCCGTCGGTGGAGAGGAGAGAGCTTACGTGTCAGCTTGGGATGAGAAACCTTATGAAATAGTTGACAGTGGTAAAAAAGCTTActtggatgaacaagatgtggTCACGTTTCTTGACCCTCCTAAGGAGTTGATTCCTCTGGACCCTTCTTCTTATAATCCAGCTGCATATCTTTG GAAAAAGATTGAAGATATTCCTGAGGAAAGGCGTTACCATTTGCTGAACTTGCTGAACCCTAG GCTTATATCAAGAGCTTGGCAGATAGCTGGTACACGATACGAGGATCCTAAGCTAGCAAAGAAAACTGCATCCACGTTGTCTAGTGAAGATGGTGTAATGCTTGAATATTACAACTGCCGGACAAGTGGAGGTACCTCAA GGCCAATGCCTATTGCTTGGATTAATTTCTTCAAGAAG GCTATATTTTCTTGCAAGAATGGGAAGACCTATGGACGatttattg GTGGATCATTACTGTCTGCATTTGCAAATTCTTTTTATCCATTGTATTTTGAAGTGAGACAAGTTAAGGAAGTTATGTCAACTGAACAACCTTGTGATTTAGCATATGATTTTAGGGATGGCCTTTTGGATCTTGAAGAATATCCACAAGGCTTTCCTAGACCAG TAAAACATCCATATCCCTTCAGCGATCAGGTTGTTCTATATATTCGTCATCTTGGACCGGGAGTGTCAATAGGGCAAGCATGGCAAGAAGGAAAAGCATTAGAGCAAGTGCCTCAAAAGTTATGTGGTGAGATTCTAATGGTAAAAGATTATGCTGTATTATCTGAAAATCACTAA
- the LOC142634050 gene encoding uncharacterized protein LOC142634050 isoform X2, translated as MKATTSNSCKCNHHLRLSSSLYSPSPISRQLIFLPNQRRPRLCFTDSTGIKLYTHKPGGAIGAVGGEERAYVSAWDEKPYEIVDSGKKAYLDEQDVVTFLDPPKELIPLDPSSYNPAAYLWKKIEDIPEERRYHLLNLLNPRLISRAWQIAGTRYEDPKLAKKTASTLSSEDGVMLEYYNCRTSGGPMPIAWINFFKKAIFSCKNGKTYGRFIGGSLLSAFANSFYPLYFEVRQVKEVMSTEQPCDLAYDFRDGLLDLEEYPQGFPRPVKHPYPFSDQVVLYIRHLGPGVSIGQAWQEGKALEQVPQKLCGEILMVKDYAVLSENH; from the exons ATGAAGGCAACTACCTCCAACAGCTGCAAGTGCAACCATCACCTGCGGCTCTCCTCCAGCCTGTACTCTCCTTCACCCATCTCCCGCCAACTCATCTTCCTTCCAAATCAACGGCGGCCACGTCTGTGTTTCACTGACTCCACAG GTATAAAATTGTACACTCATAAGCCAGGTGGCGCAATCGGGGCCGTCGGTGGAGAGGAGAGAGCTTACGTGTCAGCTTGGGATGAGAAACCTTATGAAATAGTTGACAGTGGTAAAAAAGCTTActtggatgaacaagatgtggTCACGTTTCTTGACCCTCCTAAGGAGTTGATTCCTCTGGACCCTTCTTCTTATAATCCAGCTGCATATCTTTG GAAAAAGATTGAAGATATTCCTGAGGAAAGGCGTTACCATTTGCTGAACTTGCTGAACCCTAG GCTTATATCAAGAGCTTGGCAGATAGCTGGTACACGATACGAGGATCCTAAGCTAGCAAAGAAAACTGCATCCACGTTGTCTAGTGAAGATGGTGTAATGCTTGAATATTACAACTGCCGGACAAGTGGAG GGCCAATGCCTATTGCTTGGATTAATTTCTTCAAGAAG GCTATATTTTCTTGCAAGAATGGGAAGACCTATGGACGatttattg GTGGATCATTACTGTCTGCATTTGCAAATTCTTTTTATCCATTGTATTTTGAAGTGAGACAAGTTAAGGAAGTTATGTCAACTGAACAACCTTGTGATTTAGCATATGATTTTAGGGATGGCCTTTTGGATCTTGAAGAATATCCACAAGGCTTTCCTAGACCAG TAAAACATCCATATCCCTTCAGCGATCAGGTTGTTCTATATATTCGTCATCTTGGACCGGGAGTGTCAATAGGGCAAGCATGGCAAGAAGGAAAAGCATTAGAGCAAGTGCCTCAAAAGTTATGTGGTGAGATTCTAATGGTAAAAGATTATGCTGTATTATCTGAAAATCACTAA
- the LOC142634050 gene encoding uncharacterized protein LOC142634050 isoform X3 yields MKATTSNSCKCNHHLRLSSSLYSPSPISRQLIFLPNQRRPRLCFTDSTGGAIGAVGGEERAYVSAWDEKPYEIVDSGKKAYLDEQDVVTFLDPPKELIPLDPSSYNPAAYLWKKIEDIPEERRYHLLNLLNPRLISRAWQIAGTRYEDPKLAKKTASTLSSEDGVMLEYYNCRTSGGTSRPMPIAWINFFKKAIFSCKNGKTYGRFIGGSLLSAFANSFYPLYFEVRQVKEVMSTEQPCDLAYDFRDGLLDLEEYPQGFPRPVKHPYPFSDQVVLYIRHLGPGVSIGQAWQEGKALEQVPQKLCGEILMVKDYAVLSENH; encoded by the exons ATGAAGGCAACTACCTCCAACAGCTGCAAGTGCAACCATCACCTGCGGCTCTCCTCCAGCCTGTACTCTCCTTCACCCATCTCCCGCCAACTCATCTTCCTTCCAAATCAACGGCGGCCACGTCTGTGTTTCACTGACTCCACAG GTGGCGCAATCGGGGCCGTCGGTGGAGAGGAGAGAGCTTACGTGTCAGCTTGGGATGAGAAACCTTATGAAATAGTTGACAGTGGTAAAAAAGCTTActtggatgaacaagatgtggTCACGTTTCTTGACCCTCCTAAGGAGTTGATTCCTCTGGACCCTTCTTCTTATAATCCAGCTGCATATCTTTG GAAAAAGATTGAAGATATTCCTGAGGAAAGGCGTTACCATTTGCTGAACTTGCTGAACCCTAG GCTTATATCAAGAGCTTGGCAGATAGCTGGTACACGATACGAGGATCCTAAGCTAGCAAAGAAAACTGCATCCACGTTGTCTAGTGAAGATGGTGTAATGCTTGAATATTACAACTGCCGGACAAGTGGAGGTACCTCAA GGCCAATGCCTATTGCTTGGATTAATTTCTTCAAGAAG GCTATATTTTCTTGCAAGAATGGGAAGACCTATGGACGatttattg GTGGATCATTACTGTCTGCATTTGCAAATTCTTTTTATCCATTGTATTTTGAAGTGAGACAAGTTAAGGAAGTTATGTCAACTGAACAACCTTGTGATTTAGCATATGATTTTAGGGATGGCCTTTTGGATCTTGAAGAATATCCACAAGGCTTTCCTAGACCAG TAAAACATCCATATCCCTTCAGCGATCAGGTTGTTCTATATATTCGTCATCTTGGACCGGGAGTGTCAATAGGGCAAGCATGGCAAGAAGGAAAAGCATTAGAGCAAGTGCCTCAAAAGTTATGTGGTGAGATTCTAATGGTAAAAGATTATGCTGTATTATCTGAAAATCACTAA